The DNA segment TTCACCAACTATGATGGTACTATGTCATGCGTCGGGACTGAAACAGAGAGCACACCCGACGACTGGACCACTACTCTTGCACCCACTGCCTTTCCCACGACTTTTGCTACCTCGACTACTGAAATTAGCACCCAGTCGAAATGAGATGGCTTCGGGCACTTGGAAATAAGGGGGCAAAGTTCGGCTGTGCTGGACTCACATCAACCAGAGTGGCTTTGGtgcctaggtaggtagttaGGTCTGTAACTGGTACTTGGTCAGCAAGGTGCAGGGTCTTGCTTTCTCTCGTCATCCACAATTCAACAGTAGGTTGGTATCCGGGTGTCTGGCTCCTGTGAATCGACTTCACCATTGTGAAGATAACAGCGTTCAGGCAATCATCGGAATCCTAACCCATCCTTCTCACACAGGCCTTTATttccccttcaccttccATGTCACTTACATCCCTCCACGTCTACCTGAGTATGCCCTTTCACATCCAACCAAACACTGAACCTCAAGTGCCAGGCATGACGACAGGACCCCCAtttgtcaacaacaacgaaccaaccccctttccaGCCCAGAACAGTCTAAATAACAACCGGCAGACCAACAATCATCTTCCACACCCCAAGAGATCAAAATTGCCATACAAGCTGTGCCACATACCCCAAACACGCGCACCAAAAgactcccacccccaatcaccaaaccaaccgACAAGACCGGACCCTCGGTGTTGCTAAAGTTCTCCGTTCCTTGGCCAATTTTCTACTTCACTCCTTCCCACCTCGGTTCCGAAATCTCGGGCTTCTCTTCGGTGATTTGGGTTTTTTGACGCATGGTTGACTTCTTAGCTGACTGTCCATACGTACTCAAAAATAATGTTCCCAGCCCCAAAACTCAAATCCCATAACATCTACCTGCTTCGCAAAAAACACCATAGTGCAATAAACTACTATAAATAAAGCTCCTAATTGTTCCTCAACATACCTAAATGCACATACCCCATCCCCTGTAAAGTGACCTTATTCCAGCCACGCTCAAGCAGTTCCAGCTAACAGTCATGACTTCACCAACGTAACCCCAATCCTGAAGAAGAATCATCGTGACCCATCCCGAACTCAAGGTATAAAAGGTCCAGCGCCCCCCCAACAAATAAGGTTTCTCTTTCTTTAAGTACCTAGCATGCAAAACTTTCCAAGTTTTCCTGCTTGTATCCCCCAAAAAGGTTCCCGGAACGGACGGAGTAAGTCACTCGCATGATCCTCCCACATTTGCCCTTTCCCCGCACTTGACACATCCTCAACCTGcttcccccaacaccacttTCTTAAATTCTTATACCAGGTTTTGGGACATCATAACCCATACCATCTCGTTGTTTTCTAATAACCTCACCTCACACTTTATCACTTCACAGATTAACACAATTATTTTACGTTCAAAACATTTCTCATTAACTCCCCTCATCATATAACCCCGGTCTCGTGTCTAATCATCTATTTATTTTGTCTTGCCAGACTCTCCTTGTCTTTTAAACGATTTgcttcttgtcttgtcaCGCGCTTCCCGCCAGACCAAATAAACAGAATAGCATAAATCACCGCTATCAACAATCGAGTCAAACGAGAAACGCCGTCCTTTGCCTGAAGCGCCGCCACTCAGCCCCGTTCCAGCACAGTGTGGGAACTTTTTGAAAGCCACAAACGAGAAAAAATAAAACTCCGAGTCGGTCCCAACAAAAAGTCATTGGGATAATGCTTGGTGTCCGCTCAGGCTGGTCCAGTCCAGGAAAGAGGGGCGTAGAGATGTTGCGTTTGGCCTGAAAGCAATGGAACACCTCGCTAGGTACGGCGTGGAAGGGCCGGGAATGATGATAATATATACAAGAGCTCTCCTCTTATACAACTCCGAGTCATGGCTGAAGGATCGGGGTAGAGAGAGCAGTAACTTTAGTTGAGTTCCCCATCAACCATACTCACTCACTTGGCAACAGGAGCGGCAATCTTCGCAGGCGCGGTACCGAGACCGTTGCGGTTGCGGAAGAAGAGAACACCCTTGGCGGGACCCTCGGCACCCTCGGTGGGCTCAACCCACTGGCACCAACGAGCAGCCTTCCACATGGACTTGATGAAGCCAACGGGGCCGTCCTTGACATCGGCGCGGTAGTGCTTGCCCATGACGGGCTTGATGGCCTCGGTGGCCTCGTCGGCGTTGTAGAAGGGGATGGTACTGACGTAGTGGTGGAGGACGTGGGTCTCAATGAtgccgtggaggaggtggcggccGATGAAGCCAAACTCACGGTCGATagtggcggcggcgcccTTGACAAAgtcccactcctcctcggtgtaGTGGGGAAGCGAGGGGTCGGTGTGCTGGAGGAAGGTGATGGCAACTGTTGCTTCGTTAGCACAAAATTCCCTTTCTGGTCCACGATTCGAGATCAAACTTACCGAGCCAGTGGTTGACCCACATGTAGGGGAGGAAGTACCAGACAAACATGTTGGCGGTGCCGAACTGCTTGCAGAGATACACCAGAATGGAGATGGTGCAGGCAATACCAATGTCACTCATGATGATAGCCCAGGCATCACGGTTCTCATACAGAGGGCTGCGGGGATCGAAATGGTTGACCCCGCCGCCGAAACcgttcttcttgcccttgccacGGCCCTCTCTGTGCCTctcgtggttgttgtgacCGGTAacgttggtgaggaggtagttCCACCAGCCGATGGTCTGCTGGCCAACCAAGTGGATCAAAGTAACGATGGGAGTCTCCTCGGCGAGCTCATGAAGCTCATGGACCATCTTCCCGAGGCGAGTGGCCTGCTGCTCGCGGGTGCGGGGAAGGAAAACCATGTCGCGCTCCATGTTGCCGGTGGCCTTGTGGTGCTTGCTGTGGCTCAGCTGCCAGCTGTAGTAGGGGACCAAGAGAGCAGAGTGAAGGAACCAGCCGGTCACGTTGCAGACAGTCTTGGAAGCGGAGAAGGCACCGTGGCCGCACTCGTGGGCAAGAACCCAGATGCCGGTGCCGAAGAGACCCTGGAGGAAAGTGTAGACACCCCAGAGGACCACGCGGGCAGCCTTGTTGGGGAC comes from the Podospora pseudocomata strain CBS 415.72m chromosome 5, whole genome shotgun sequence genome and includes:
- the FAH12 gene encoding Oleate hydroxylase fah12 (EggNog:ENOG503NUUZ; COG:I), with translation MAAGKSSGVAAEKNASQRKAINGDSAVSSYAPSPADSPRHSASSTSLSSLASTDAPAPKKNYGKLIDTYGNEFEVPDFTIKEIRDAIPKHCFERSNLRSFSYVARDIALLATTFYLWHNFVTPEYVPNKAARVVLWGVYTFLQGLFGTGIWVLAHECGHGAFSASKTVCNVTGWFLHSALLVPYYSWQLSHSKHHKATGNMERDMVFLPRTREQQATRLGKMVHELHELAEETPIVTLIHLVGQQTIGWWNYLLTNVTGHNNHERHREGRGKGKKNGFGGGVNHFDPRSPLYENRDAWAIIMSDIGIACTISILVYLCKQFGTANMFVWYFLPYMWVNHWLVAITFLQHTDPSLPHYTEEEWDFVKGAAATIDREFGFIGRHLLHGIIETHVLHHYVSTIPFYNADEATEAIKPVMGKHYRADVKDGPVGFIKSMWKAARWCQWVEPTEGAEGPAKGVLFFRNRNGLGTAPAKIAAPVAK